In the genome of Acaryochloris sp. CCMEE 5410, the window GCAAAATCTGGTGACAAAGGGGGTCTTTGAATCGCAAATTGCTGTTCAAACTGACTCCCACAGATTTTAGGGAGTAAATGCTGAAGAGAGTCTCCAGCTTGAATAATCTCTAAATCTGAATTGAGAACGAAATGGAATGGGAAGGCAGTGGCAAATTGCCCTGGCGGTAAACTATGCCGAAAGAAAAGAGTCTGATGACTAGGGCTGATAGGTGACTGAGAACACATCGTGATCAGCTCCCTGCTCTCGATCTTGGACTTGGGTTACTTCTACTGCTGTGTCAAATCGCTCCCCTAGCCCTTCCACCAATCCAGATACCATCGGAGCCATTCCTTTTCGATGGGAATAGTAATGCAGGTTTAAGGTCTGTTTCTCCTGATCGCTACATTGAAAGGAAGGCGGTTGCATTTTTGGGAAAATTACCCCTAGACGGCTATGTAAGTCATCGAGATTTCCCAAAAACTCTGGCAAATCATCGCCAGCCAGGTCCATCATTTCGCCATACCCTTCTTGTCCAGTAAACTTTACCCAATATTTCCCAAAATCTTCCATGATCTCGGCTGCAGAAATTCCCAGCACTTGACTGGCAGACTTGACCAAACGATGGGTCAAGTCGTCCGGATAGCTCTCCAAGCTAATAAAATTTTCAGATTTAGTTTCGGAAAGTTCTCTAATCGCTTTCCAAGCATCCTCACCAAAATGGTCACAAACCATTTCTTGAATGGCTTTATTCACTAAGCCATACATACAGCATCCCCCCACTCATTTATTTCTCGGCAAATTAATCTTATAGAAGAGATTTGCCTACAACTATTCCCTCTAATATAATCAAGAACCAAAAATTCGGTCCAAAACAATAGGTTTTATTCAGGAAATCCTTCTGATTTTATTTTGACTATTGCATTTTTTTGAGTTGGGAATAGATAAGCAAATGTTCTTAACTTAGCTGTGGAAACAGGTTGAGTACTCTAGCAAATAAACCTCTATCGCTAAAAAATGAAAGGACATCAGTTATTTCTCTAGCCACATTTTGATCGAATTCAGTAAAGCGTCATATACATATTTGAATGGAGTACCTTACCCAGGACGACAAGCACCTGTTGGCCATCTAGGTCGCCATATCGAATAATATGATTTCAGCACTTTCAGACTGTCCATGAACTGTTATCTCATGGCTATTTGATATAGCAGCAGCATCTCCCGCTATTAGATCATGCTTCCCGTTCAACTGAATCGCACCTTTGGCAACGTGTAACCAAGCTTTCCGTTGGACAGGCATCGGATGGACAATAGTACCTTGCTGGCTGAGCTGGGCCGCATATAAATCCACTTGTTGATGAATAGTGACTGCACCCTGCCGACTCTTTTTAGCCCCTATCAGGTACAGGTGATTGAATGGCTGATCAGCTGATAAGCGAACTTGTTCATATCCAGGCTCTAAATCTTCGGCATCAGGAACTATCCAAATTTGCAATAGGTGTACCGGCTCAGAGAGGGAGGGATTATACTCACTATGCTGAATTCCTGTGCCAGCGGTCATTCTCTGAACATCGCCAGGTTTAATGATTGAGCCATTGCCCAAACTATCCCTATGCTCTAAAGCCCCCTCTAGCACATAGGTAATAATTTCCATATTCTTATGACCATGGGTTCCAAATCCCTGGCCTGGCTGGATGACATCTTCATTAATCACCCGCAAGGGTCCAAAGCTCATATGGCGAGGATCGTAGTACTGACCAAAGGAAAACGTGTGATAGCTCTTGAGCCAATCTAAGTCTGCTGTTCCTCTTTCTTGGCCCCGACGAATATCAATCATTTGAGTCGACCTATCTTTATCTAAAGGAAGGGCAATTCACCTCTTTCAGTTCGGTGATATATCTATCATTAACTAACTCTTTATAAATGACAATATGATATTTTCATGACTTATTGTCTCTTTATTTGCGACAATAAGATGGATAAATTCGACAGTATGTATGCCTTCACCCAAGTGGTTGATGCAGGGGGATTTGCAGCAGCCTCCCGAAAAATGGGACTGTCGCGATCGCAAGTCAATAAACTGGTGATTAACCTAGAGGACAGCCTAGGGGTGCAACTTTTACAACGCACAACGCGCAAAGTAGCCCCCACAAAAACCGGTCTAGCTTTTTATGAGCGTTGTCGGGCTATTCTGGCAGACGTGGTAGAAGCAGAAGAAGCTCTTACTCAATACCAAACCCAGCCCAAAGGAATCCTGCGCATCAACGCCCCCATGTCTTTTGGCACAGAATACTTAGCTCCGCTCCTGCCTGATTTCTTAACTCAGCATTCAGAATTAAAGGTGGAATTGGTTTTAAATGATCGATTTATTGATCCGATCGAAGAGGGGTTCGATATTAGTATTCGTATTTCTGCTCAACCGACAGCTAGTAGCTTAATCGTTCACACCCTTTGTCCTGCCCCCAGAGTGCTATGTGCTGCCCCTGATTAT includes:
- a CDS encoding pirin family protein, giving the protein MIDIRRGQERGTADLDWLKSYHTFSFGQYYDPRHMSFGPLRVINEDVIQPGQGFGTHGHKNMEIITYVLEGALEHRDSLGNGSIIKPGDVQRMTAGTGIQHSEYNPSLSEPVHLLQIWIVPDAEDLEPGYEQVRLSADQPFNHLYLIGAKKSRQGAVTIHQQVDLYAAQLSQQGTIVHPMPVQRKAWLHVAKGAIQLNGKHDLIAGDAAAISNSHEITVHGQSESAEIILFDMAT
- a CDS encoding heme NO-binding domain-containing protein, producing the protein MYGLVNKAIQEMVCDHFGEDAWKAIRELSETKSENFISLESYPDDLTHRLVKSASQVLGISAAEIMEDFGKYWVKFTGQEGYGEMMDLAGDDLPEFLGNLDDLHSRLGVIFPKMQPPSFQCSDQEKQTLNLHYYSHRKGMAPMVSGLVEGLGERFDTAVEVTQVQDREQGADHDVFSVTYQP
- a CDS encoding LysR family transcriptional regulator, whose protein sequence is MDKFDSMYAFTQVVDAGGFAAASRKMGLSRSQVNKLVINLEDSLGVQLLQRTTRKVAPTKTGLAFYERCRAILADVVEAEEALTQYQTQPKGILRINAPMSFGTEYLAPLLPDFLTQHSELKVELVLNDRFIDPIEEGFDISIRISAQPTASSLIVHTLCPAPRVLCAAPDYLEQHGIPRHPDQLKHHSCLHYGYLAPLHLWQLKGPDQTHRIQVQGAICSNNGEVLRQAALKGLGIALLPIFLVGEDLKGERLQVVLSNYDSPGIAVHILYPVSKHLSAKVQLFTAFLQTHLGPDPQLAEEAGKN